TTGCTTCTGGCCTTTCTTTCAAGCTCTTTCTTTTACTTGCTAGTTAGGCCTTTCTTTACAACACATTTCTTTAACCAATCTTAAGCTAACTTTAATtttctaattttatatttattctacaggtgaggttttttttaaaaaaatgtgcataaTTCATACCTGCACTATAAATTCCTCCTGGGAAGTAGTTACTCTGGCTGTCTGTCTTTAATACAAAGAAAGTTTACTGCAAGTGGAGAAAGCAAGAAAGTTAAAAATAACTTGAAACCTTGACATCTCTGGTATTCTAGAAATAAATATGCGCTCTTAGTAGCTACTGTGTGAAATGAATATTTGGGTTTTTATCTTAACCAATGCATCCAAGTTGCACCCTTCAGTGCTCTCCCGCTTTCATCTTGCCACTGCAGAGGTATCTGGTGGTCATTACTTATGAAAAAAAATTTGCTTTGCAATTTGCTGTGAAACAGGTAAGATTGAAGGGAGTTTCTCCCCTTCAAATGCCATGCTTTCCTTATCTCTCCCAACTAATGTTGTTTGTTGTAGCCATGAAGGTCCTGTGTGGCAGGTTGCCTGGGCTCACCCCATGTATGGAAATATTCTGGCCTCATGTTCCTACGACAGGAAAGTTATTGTCTGGAAGGAAGAAAATGGCACTTGGGAAAAGACATATGAGTACACTGGGCATGACTCCTCGGGTATGTGGAGTGTTCTAACCGTGTAAATGGGCAGAGGGGATCAAGTGGTATCttaatttaatctttttgttCACCTGTCATATAACAATGTGTATGTTCTTTGACGATGTTGGAAGGTGATGGGGGtttaaaattttaacatttttattaaataagaggggtggaggggaaaggacCATTTCATAAAATACCATCAAACTGTCAGAGAGAAGAGTTGTACAATATAGTACTTCCTTCCCTATGTGGCCAATCTCTGGCTTGATAGTTCATTATATATAGCATGAACATCATACGAATGGCATTGTATGCTGTGTGAGATGTCAGGCAACAATGGATCCCTAACTGAACAAGCTTACAGGCAGCTCATGCTAGATGGGTATAATACAGCACGCTACAAACAGAATGGTACATGGTCACTATAGCAAGAATGCATTCAGAAGAGGTGGGGTTGGTTTACAGTGCTGTTTTTTATAGAGGCTGTTCTGTGACAGTGGCAGGCCTTTCTGGAACATCggtctccctttttttaaaaaacctccaagACTGGGGGTTGCTGTGTTCAGCTTCCTCAGGAAGAGTGGAAAAAATATAGGTGCCCCATCTTGCTGCTTCATGCGTTGTCAGTTTAGTTAGAGTAATGACTGCAGTATCGGGTCTTTGTTGCGTACCTCTCTGGGCCAACTGAGCTGCTATTGGATAACATGAGGTACTTGCTTCTTAAGCTGAGCCTGACTTGAAGCCTACACTAAGGTTTAAGATTCCAGCTCATTAACAGAATATGACTGTAGACTTACAAAAACTACAAATAATGCTTTTTGTGGTGTTGGCGGCGGTTTGGGCCGAAGAGGTCTCTATGCACACATCCATCGCTTCCCTCAAGGGATCCTTACATGAAATTTGTGGCAAGGGGTCACACTAGTTGTTGTGTGCTGTTCAGAATCTCTCAAGTACTCTTGTCTGCCAATGCTGAACACACAATCTCTGCATCACTCCCATTCCTGGTAGGAAGGAACAGGGTTTTGGAATCTGAAGACCATAATTAAGCACAGTAGTATGCTGTGCTCCCATTAAGTACTCACCTGGCACAAACAAATATGGGTTAAAGCAAAATAGCTGTTCTGTTTTCCTCTGAATCTGATGTTGATGCCTAAAACGCAGCTCCTGGATCTGTTCTGGGGTCTCAGCTGTCATAGAAGAAACTCAGGCTTTTAAACTATTCTTTAAAAATCCCTGCAGCATTTTTATCTTCAATAAGGACCCTTAAGCTGATTAAAAAAGTAACTTACTTCTTAGTGCCTTACCCTTGGCTTCCAAAGTGTCATACCAGTCAGTCACCTGATAGTAAACCAATCTTCCATATGTTTCTGACAGTGAATTCCGTCTGCTGGGCACCACATGACTATGGCTTGATCCTGGCCTGCGGGAGCTCTGATGGGGCCATTTCATTGTTGAGCTACACGGGCGATGGGCAGTGGGAAATCAAAAAGATCAGCAATGCACATACTGTAAGTGTATTTCTATAGCTCCATGAACATGCATGTTGCTCTATAGGCACACTATTGCTGCGCCAaagggcttacagtctaagtCAAGACCGAGAACAGCAAAGTGACTCACACTTGGTGAGGAGAGGAGGTTTCCCAAGATGAAACATGGTGGAGTCTTTGTTAAGAGTAAAATATATGCGGGAAGCTATCGTACATTGtgaacagtaaaataaaatggaaatgagaTATGATTGGAGTGTCAGCTCTGCCCAGTGACTTCAAATGTTGCCTTTAACAGTAGTCATTCAAAGCTGCAGCACTGTTTTACCTTAGTAAAAACAGACATCGGTTCATCTAGCCACTTGCATGTGAAAGGTGTAGTTTTGTCCACTAAACCTCCCGTGTGCGCGCCCCTGGCCATTCCTAGCCTTTTCAGGAACTGTTGTGTTGAGATTAGACTGTACCTGGTCTACTTGCTCATCAGATTTTAATACAGCATTGTGTAGGAAACTTGGATTCAGAAGTCATCCCTGGATGCCTGCTCCCCTGGAGCAGTATGGAAGGTAGAGATGATATCTCTTGTAACTCCAGCATCTTTAATTTTAAAGGGTAAAAAATTTAACAGTAAATTCTCTTCTTGCACAGATTGGCTGTAATGCTGTTAGCTGGGCCCCTGCAGTTGTACCAGGAAGCCTTATTGACCAGCCGTCTGGCCAAAAACCAAATTACATCAAAAGATTTGCATCGGGTGGCTGTGACAACCTCATCAAGATTTGGAAGTAAGTATCCCCACTGTCTGAATTAGAGactttgtttctttcctcttcctgtaAAAGGGAACAGTTTCTTTGCTGATCCCCCAAATATGCCGTTGACGGTATCTCAATATTTTAAGCAATTCCATATTGTCTTCCATGctttaaaagcttttctcttaACAGTTCCATAACTTTTTTGCATCCTATTGCATTATTATGGTGGTCAATACTCAACACAATCCTGCTTCAGTTTATATAGTGAGAAGCAGATGTACTTTGAACTTATTTTTCACTGGCTGTGTCCGAAGTTGTTGGAATATAATTCCAACTCTGTTGAGCCAAGAGGTGAACAGACCATGGAAACTGAATGCTCTTTTTGTCCCTAGAGCAACTGTCCCTTCAAGTCAGGCCTGTGTTACACTGAGGGGGAGAAGAAAGGGATGTTTATGTTGCCAGCATTACGGATAAATCAGACACCCTCTCAGGAGTACTGAATGCATAATAAAATTCCACCTTCCAAAATGGGAGAtggaaggcagaagcagagaagTTGGGgatgttgctgctgctcctttcctTGCATGAATATGTCTTACAATCCCTTCAGAGAGGAAGATGCCCAGTGGAAGGAAGAACAGAAGCTGGAGGCTCACAGTGACTGGGTCCGAGATgtagcctgggctccctccatAGGTTTGCCAACAAGTACCATTGCCAGCTGTTCACAGGTAAGATTCTCATCTGTGAGAAACATGCTGGCTCTGACAAAGCCACCCACTTCAAGATTGCTGTGCTGTATGAATGGTAATCAAGTGGGAGAGAGTATAGCTTTTTCATCTCTAACCAGTCGTCATGCCAATCCATTGTTCTAGAATGTTGTGCCCCATCTGTACTTAGCTGTCATAGGTTTCCACTACTTCCCTTAAGAAATATTTACAGAGTTTGAGCTCAGATGCTTAACAGACATATTTGACAAGAATGAAGGAGTAGATCAATGCAGCTAAGACAACCATTTGATAGAGTAAGGAAAAAGGGGGTACAGGAGTTCCAtcaggaagtgttgttctaagctGAAAAGCTCTTAATGACTTGGGATCAAACTTGCCCAtttcacaaataaaaatatttttcgcCAAATTGTTAGCCCTGCAGACAACCTGAGATTTGAGGGTCCAGTCCTCCTTTCAGGTTCCTATATCCTCAGCAGTAATAAAGATTTTCCAAATGGTATTTATTGAACAGTTCCATTGCTGCATGTGCCAGAGAAAAACCAGCTTGCTTTGTAAAACTGGCAGAATAAAAAGTAACAAGAATGTATTTATGGCAGAAAATTCAGCTGATGTGACCCAGAATGCTCAGAGAGCAGATCTTTTGAGGAGGATTATGTCAATAGCTACTTTTCTGACCCAAACAGCACTTTAAtgtttctgcatttttcatttagacctcttaaaaaaaacaagcctGTCCAGAACTGTTGTCGTCatggtgttttttaaacaaatgcacaTAAAGTGACTTTTTCCAGATTGTTATAGCTGCTTTTTGAAGTGAGCAGAGTGCAGCTATAAAGCCCAGATAATCTTGTTTCAGTATTGCGATGTAGCACCATTGGTTCTACaaacttgttttgctttttccCAGGATGGCAGAGTGTTCATCTGGACATGCGACGATGCCTCTGGAAATTCATGGTCACCAAAATTGCTGCACAAGTTCATTGATGTAGTCTGGCATGTTAGCTGGTCTATTACTGCAAACATTCTTGCTGTGTCAGGAGGAGACAATAAAGTGAGTGCTGTGGCTTGAGCTTTGCGTGTGGCTCTTAGTAGAGCTAACTGATGGAGCACAATGCTAACCTAAGCTCTGAACTGTTAGGTGCTTTATCCAAATTTTCAGTTGGGCTATATCAAGAAAATGACTTCTGGTGTAGTCTCCAGTCCAGCATTAAGGGCTCTCTTCATTCTTGTCTTTAGTGGATGTACAGGCCAGTCCTCTCAACAACATACTTTAAAGCCAGTTTGAAAATAAGATTCTCTTTCATTCAGTGAAAGAGTTAAAcacctgatttttaaaacactAGAGAGCTAAATTTTTTGgagtacacttctaccctgatataacctaaattcggatataacgcggtaaagcagtgcttggggagtggggctgcgcactctggtggatcaaagcaagttcgatataacgtggtttcacctatagtgcagtaagatttttttttttggctcccgaggacagcgttatatcggtaTAGAGGTGTATTTTGAAAAATACAGTCCTTCCAGTATACATTCGCTTTGAGTAGGGGTATAGTTTAGAATTTATTCTGGAGGGAATTGCACTGTCCAGATTGTGCTGGTCAGTTAACCAGCTACCCTGACCTAAATGAGATGATCAGCAGTAGCATCACACAGAGAGGACCAGCTTGATCTGGGAATTCAGTCTCTTGTATTAGGTTTCATTTTTCACATTACCAGTCATGTGAATCTAAGTGAGGTgttaagtctttcttctgatcttGGAACCTTCTTATCCTAAGTATTCTATTGCTACCTATTTATTGTACATTACCTTTCCTGTTCTCTTCATCAGAAAGGCCAAACTCCTGTTCAACAACTTAGCACTGCAGTTTGTCAATCCTTTCTGGGGGTATGGAAATGCAGCATCCTGTGGGATGCAGTATAATTAGAATTGAGGTCTAGTATTGTTTGATGGCAGGTGGAATAAGACTTCAGTTAGTGTCTTTTGTAGGATATTAACATACCATCCCTTCCTTGTGCCATTATAACTGTCAGAACTTATGAATTAGGATGTCAGTCCCTGTCTGGGTTGAGAGCATTATGAAGAACCTTTATTATTAGGCGCAATCATGTGGCTAATTAAGGAGCCATATCAAGAGGTGCCCGGACTCAGCAATATgcagaggagtttttaaaaagtgtatgaaAGGAACAGTGGTGGGGAAAGACCATGTGGTGTACAGTGAACTCCAAAAGACAGGAATGGAAGAATACTGGTATTTTACTAAGGCTAATACTTCTCCTTCTTGATCTGTTTTCAGGTCACTTTGTGGAAGGAATCAGACGGACTATGGGTGTGCATCAGCGACGTCAATAAGGGCCAAGGAGCAGTGTCTGCTATTACAGAGGGTCAGCAGAATGAACAGTGACAGATGGATTTAATAACACTCTAGTTGCAATGCAAGGAGATTAATCACTTTAAATGATTCATATGACCCTTCTAGATATAGGAAAATCTGAATACCCTCTAACCATTTATGGTAAAAGCTACACACACAGTATTGATGATCAGCCTTAATTTCAGTTTTCTGAAATTGAAGATGAACTGTATAGCAAAATACTGTGTCCTGTGCTGTTCCTTTCTGATATGTATTCAGAACCTCCCTTCCTCTGCATGAGCAGGGTCTGACTTGCTCTTTTGGCTGGAAGACTTTGGCTGACTAAACTGAGGACATGACAGATAAGTCCTGAAACTTGAGCTGTGGCTCTCCTGGTGAAAAGGAGCCTCTGACCAAGGCCCAATATCCCTTTCTTCAGAGGAGGGCTGGGAGAGCTTTTGGCTTGAGCTGTGCTCTCACCACTCAAGTACTGTAAAGACTTGCCTGAGTCCTTCACCAAAAGAGAATCAGATCCTGATCTCTAGTGAAAACAACTTGGGGGTAAGATGAAGGACAGCACAGAGACTACCTTCATATGCAAAGGAGCAGTGAAGTGTACAAAGGTATTGCCTGACAAGTTGCCTTTAAATTAGGTTAAACTCTTAtttaaaaatttcccaaatcttCAAAGCTATTAATTTTAAACTATTTCTTTTTTAGACGCTTTTGTGTATTGTACCTCAggtgtttttttggtttaaataaaaatggaataaagTCCTATGGGTTACAACCCTGGTGTTCTGTGTTAACTTGAGAAATAATATGTAGCTCTCATATTCGGCAAATCTCCATGCTCTTTACAAAGGTCAGTAGTAGTATCACCATTTTATAAATAGGGAAATAGAGGTACAAGGAggggaagtgacctgcccaaggtcacccagcaggccagtggcagaaccagaaatagaacccagctctcctgagtcagAGTGCTCTTTTGACTAGGCCACACAGCCTTTCTTTTGCAGTGGTTTTACCATGAGTGTCTATCCAGCATCCAGTTAGCCATTCCCCACTACTATCCCTCCCTTTCACTGCCAAAAAAAACTCAGATTTGTGACCAGCAGTAACATCAGGAGGCTGGTGGAGACCCTTCCTCACGTGCCtgagggcagggccggtgcaaccagttaggcgaactaggcggttgcctagggtgccaagatttgggggcaccaaaaagtggtgccacccaaacatttttttaaatggttgcagctgctgctgctggaggggctgaactgccagcagctgcctgccgctggcagcccaaggtgtcccccgggtcagggcgccgccaccgcagcctggcagcccagggcgttgcgtcccgtcccgtccctcccccccgggtcagggagctgccgccgcgacccagcagcccagggcacccctctcccagggtcagggagctgtgagacccacgcgcggggcggcgaaaggtcctggcgcctagggcaccagaaaccctagcgccggtcctgcccgaGGGCATATGCTGTACTGTTCTTAATAACTGGAGGACTGAGGCAGTTTTAATGAAACCTTGAGCAAGGAAATAGAATAAAACTTGTTCTCCTGGCGCTCTCTAGTTCAGCTATCAGCACTGGGTGTCTCGCCCTGCTAGTATTATCTTCTCTGGTCTTCACTTGATGTAATGTGGGTTTTCAGGGGAGAAAGCAGTAAGAAGAAAACTAAAGCTTGCTCACCTGGCTGTGGTTAAAGCCCTAACCACTAGCTGACTTTCATGGAGTGAAATATTTTACCACCACACAAGTTTCATTTATGGATATTTTCAGATGAAAGTTGAGAGCAGTTTTCATACCCTTTTTCCCTCAGCAAGAGGTGCTGCACTGGGTCTTTGAGCTGTATTTCTGCTTACAGCAGCCATTGCCCTCCTTTCTTTGCTACTCCTTCCCAATTACACTGAAAAGACATGGCAGAGAGGGACTTCGCACACTTACATAGCTGCACTGGGGTGTGTAACATTCCTTTTTATGTTTAGCTGCACTGTTGGCTTATGCAAAGAGGACAAACTGAGTTATCTAAGATCAATATTTGCCGGGACATTACAGAAACTTTTTAGAAACACTATAGCAagggaatattttcatttttaaactaacACTGACTTATATCTAAAGCTGATTGGAGTGATATTTTTCCTgtacatgattttaaaataccTTCTTCCTTTTTATGTTGTCTGGTTCTCAGCAAAAACACAAGCACTCAGTGTCTGTGCCTCACTCCTCAGGTGTTCAAATGGATTTGTGTTTTTTAGAAAGCAAACCTTTTCATCCCATAGCCATCACTTTAAATCCTCTACCATCAATCTTTCCCCACCAGGATTCTCACCTGCCTATTGCAAAAGCATTTTAACCTCTTTCTACCCAAGCCCCTTAACTAATTAGTAAGTTATTCAGGGCCCTTGCCATGGAAGCTGGCTTCTTACCCAATTAGAAGTGAAAATGTACTGGACTATAAAGATACCACTTTTGCAAAGTCTCACACTATTATTTGTGCTGTGGCTGCCACACAAAACCTTCATGGTCTTGAATCATCCAAAGCAGAGAGTTAGGAACCTCTGCTGCCAAAGAGCTCACAGCTACAAGCA
This genomic window from Chelonoidis abingdonii isolate Lonesome George chromosome 17, CheloAbing_2.0, whole genome shotgun sequence contains:
- the SEC13 gene encoding protein SEC13 homolog isoform X1, which gives rise to MVSVINTVDTSHEDMIHDAQMDYYGTRLATCSSDRSVKIFDVRNGGQILIADLRGHEGPVWQVAWAHPMYGNILASCSYDRKVIVWKEENGTWEKTYEYTGHDSSVNSVCWAPHDYGLILACGSSDGAISLLSYTGDGQWEIKKISNAHTIGCNAVSWAPAVVPGSLIDQPSGQKPNYIKRFASGGCDNLIKIWKEEDAQWKEEQKLEAHSDWVRDVAWAPSIGLPTSTIASCSQDGRVFIWTCDDASGNSWSPKLLHKFIDVVWHVSWSITANILAVSGGDNKVTLWKESDGLWVCISDVNKGQGAVSAITEGQQNEQ
- the SEC13 gene encoding protein SEC13 homolog isoform X2, with amino-acid sequence MHDAQMDYYGTRLATCSSDRSVKIFDVRNGGQILIADLRGHEGPVWQVAWAHPMYGNILASCSYDRKVIVWKEENGTWEKTYEYTGHDSSVNSVCWAPHDYGLILACGSSDGAISLLSYTGDGQWEIKKISNAHTIGCNAVSWAPAVVPGSLIDQPSGQKPNYIKRFASGGCDNLIKIWKEEDAQWKEEQKLEAHSDWVRDVAWAPSIGLPTSTIASCSQDGRVFIWTCDDASGNSWSPKLLHKFIDVVWHVSWSITANILAVSGGDNKVTLWKESDGLWVCISDVNKGQGAVSAITEGQQNEQ